From Erwinia pyri, a single genomic window includes:
- the fabB gene encoding beta-ketoacyl-ACP synthase I, with protein MKRAVITGLGIVSSIGNNQEEVLASLREGRSGITFAQELKDSGMRSHVWGNVKLSKDEISSLIDRKVLRFMSDASIYAYISMLEAVKDSGLTEEQYQSNPRVGLVAGSGGGSPFYQAASVDGMRAKGLRGVGPYMVTKAMASGVSACLATPFKIHGVNYSISSACATSAHCIGNAVEQIQLGKQDVVFAGGGEELCWEMSCEFDAMGALSTKYNETPEKASRTYDTNRDGFVIAGGGGMVVVEELEHALARGAHIYAEVVGYGATSDGADMVAPSGEGAMRCMRLAMADVDTPIDYLNTHGTSTPVGDVKELGAIREVFSDSMPAMSATKAMTGHSLGAAGVQEAIYSLLMLEHGFIAPSINIDELDPAAEGLNIVTKPTEQKLKTVMSNSFGFGGTNATLVMRKL; from the coding sequence ATGAAACGTGCAGTGATTACTGGCTTGGGTATCGTTTCCAGCATTGGTAATAACCAGGAGGAAGTCCTCGCATCTCTGCGTGAGGGTCGCTCAGGCATCACCTTCGCTCAGGAGCTGAAAGATTCCGGCATGCGTAGTCACGTCTGGGGTAACGTCAAACTCTCTAAAGACGAAATTTCCAGCCTCATCGACCGCAAAGTTCTGCGTTTTATGAGTGATGCGTCCATTTATGCTTACATTTCTATGCTGGAAGCGGTAAAAGACTCCGGCCTGACCGAAGAGCAGTACCAGAGCAACCCACGTGTGGGTCTGGTTGCCGGCTCCGGCGGCGGCTCGCCTTTCTATCAGGCAGCCAGCGTTGACGGCATGCGTGCGAAAGGCCTGCGCGGCGTGGGTCCTTACATGGTGACCAAAGCGATGGCGTCTGGCGTATCAGCCTGCCTGGCTACCCCGTTTAAAATTCACGGTGTGAACTACTCCATCAGTTCAGCCTGCGCCACCTCTGCTCACTGCATCGGTAACGCGGTTGAGCAGATTCAGCTGGGCAAACAGGATGTGGTGTTTGCTGGCGGCGGCGAAGAGCTGTGCTGGGAAATGTCCTGTGAGTTTGACGCCATGGGCGCGCTCTCTACCAAGTACAACGAAACCCCGGAAAAAGCGTCCCGTACTTACGATACCAACCGTGACGGTTTTGTTATCGCAGGCGGCGGCGGCATGGTAGTGGTTGAAGAGCTGGAACACGCGCTGGCGCGCGGTGCGCACATCTATGCAGAAGTAGTGGGCTACGGCGCAACTTCTGACGGTGCGGATATGGTTGCCCCTTCAGGCGAAGGCGCCATGCGCTGCATGCGTCTGGCTATGGCTGACGTTGATACCCCAATCGATTACCTGAACACCCACGGCACCTCTACGCCAGTGGGCGATGTGAAGGAACTGGGTGCCATCCGTGAAGTGTTCAGCGACAGTATGCCAGCGATGTCCGCTACCAAAGCGATGACTGGCCACTCGCTGGGTGCGGCAGGCGTGCAGGAAGCTATCTACTCGCTGCTGATGCTGGAGCACGGTTTCATCGCACCAAGCATCAATATCGATGAGCTGGACCCGGCGGCAGAGGGCCTGAACATCGTAACCAAACCGACCGAGCAGAAGCTGAAGACCGTGATGTCCAACAGCTTTGGTTTTGGCGGCACCAACGCCACGCTGGTAATGCGCAAGCTGTAA
- a CDS encoding KpsF/GutQ family sugar-phosphate isomerase, with translation MPDNPGSLTRQQEDAWQQAQQGWQVWSQTLAVLDKQVDRQQWQAVLALIAGCRGKIAVTGVGTSGIAARKIAHMLACIEQPAIWLSAADAAHGDSGFLRPEDVLIMLSRGGNSDELTRLLPTVKAKGTTLVCVTENPDSALARSADQLLLTPRVEEIDPLKMLATTSIMVVLALFDGMIAGLMSDSGFGKEQLLAVHPGGNVGKVLRGD, from the coding sequence ATGCCAGACAATCCCGGAAGCCTGACGCGGCAGCAAGAAGACGCCTGGCAACAGGCGCAGCAAGGCTGGCAGGTCTGGAGCCAGACGCTGGCGGTGCTGGACAAGCAGGTAGATCGCCAGCAGTGGCAGGCGGTGCTGGCGCTTATCGCCGGATGCCGGGGAAAAATTGCGGTAACCGGCGTTGGCACCTCCGGGATCGCGGCGCGGAAAATTGCCCATATGCTGGCCTGCATCGAGCAACCCGCAATCTGGCTCAGTGCAGCCGATGCGGCACATGGCGACAGCGGTTTTCTTCGACCGGAGGATGTGCTGATTATGCTTTCCCGCGGCGGCAACTCTGACGAGCTGACGCGGCTGCTTCCCACGGTTAAGGCCAAAGGGACAACACTGGTTTGTGTTACCGAAAATCCGGACTCTGCGCTGGCCAGAAGCGCAGACCAGCTTTTGCTGACCCCACGCGTTGAGGAGATCGATCCGCTGAAGATGCTGGCGACCACATCAATTATGGTGGTGCTGGCGCTGTTTGACGGCATGATCGCGGGCCTGATGAGTGATAGTGGCTTTGGTAAAGAGCAGCTGCTGGCTGTGCATCCGGGGGGAAACGTAGGGAAAGTCCTGCGGGGGGATTAA
- a CDS encoding FGGY-family carbohydrate kinase, with protein sequence MTSYYLGVDVGTGSARAGIFDLKGRMMGQASREIALFRPQADFVEQSSDNIWQAVCQAVRDAVNQSNINPVQIKGIGFDATCSLVVLDKEGKPLTVSPSGRSEQNIIVWMDHRAISQAERINATRHRVLDYVGGVISPEMQTPKLLWLKQHMPNSWQNIGHLFDLPDFLTWRATQDETRSLCSLVCKWTYMGHENRWDESYFRQIGLEDLLEHDAAKIGREVKTMGEPLGHGLTQRAASEMGLLPGTAVSVSIIDAHAGSLGTLGAAGASGEHADFDRRIALIGGTSTGHMAISKEPRFIKGVWGPYFSAILPDLWLNEGGQSATGALIDHMIQSHPCYATLRDQGKTQGKTIYEVLNDLLRKMAGEPEKIAFLTRDIHMLPYFHGNRSPRANPNLTGILTGLKLSRTPEDMALHYLATVQAIALGARHIIETMNQTGYSIDTIMASGGGTKNPVFVQEHANATGCAMLLPEESEAMLLGSAMMGTVAAGVYESLPEAMNAMSRIGKTVTPQTNEIKRFYDRKYQVFREMYHDHMKYRQMMQEA encoded by the coding sequence ATGACAAGTTATTATCTGGGTGTGGATGTAGGAACCGGCAGCGCGAGAGCAGGTATTTTCGACCTTAAGGGGCGAATGATGGGTCAGGCCAGCCGCGAAATCGCGCTGTTTCGCCCGCAGGCTGATTTTGTTGAGCAATCTTCCGACAATATCTGGCAGGCGGTATGCCAGGCCGTGCGCGATGCGGTTAATCAGAGCAACATCAATCCCGTGCAGATTAAAGGTATCGGCTTTGATGCCACCTGCTCTTTGGTGGTGCTGGATAAAGAGGGCAAACCGCTGACGGTCAGCCCTTCCGGCCGCAGCGAGCAGAATATTATTGTCTGGATGGATCACCGTGCCATTTCTCAGGCAGAACGCATTAATGCGACCAGACACCGGGTGCTGGACTACGTCGGCGGCGTGATCTCGCCAGAGATGCAGACGCCAAAGCTGCTGTGGCTGAAGCAGCATATGCCCAACAGCTGGCAGAATATCGGCCATCTGTTCGACCTGCCCGACTTCCTGACCTGGCGCGCAACCCAGGACGAGACCCGTTCGCTCTGCTCACTGGTGTGCAAATGGACCTATATGGGTCATGAAAATCGCTGGGATGAGAGCTATTTCCGCCAGATTGGGCTGGAAGATTTGCTTGAGCACGACGCCGCTAAAATCGGGCGCGAAGTCAAAACGATGGGCGAACCTCTGGGGCACGGGCTGACGCAGCGCGCTGCCAGCGAAATGGGGTTATTGCCCGGCACCGCGGTTAGCGTCTCAATCATTGATGCCCATGCAGGCAGCCTGGGCACGCTTGGCGCCGCTGGGGCATCCGGTGAGCATGCGGACTTTGACCGCCGGATCGCGTTAATCGGCGGCACCTCCACAGGCCACATGGCTATTTCCAAAGAGCCGCGCTTTATCAAAGGCGTCTGGGGTCCCTACTTTTCCGCCATTCTGCCCGATCTCTGGCTTAATGAGGGTGGGCAGTCAGCCACCGGCGCGCTGATTGACCATATGATCCAGTCGCACCCCTGTTATGCCACGCTGCGCGATCAGGGCAAAACCCAGGGGAAAACGATCTATGAAGTGTTAAACGATCTGCTGCGGAAAATGGCGGGTGAGCCGGAAAAGATCGCCTTTCTGACGCGTGATATTCATATGCTTCCCTACTTTCACGGCAACCGATCGCCCCGCGCTAATCCAAACCTTACCGGGATCCTGACTGGTCTTAAGCTCTCACGCACGCCGGAAGATATGGCGTTGCACTATCTGGCGACCGTTCAGGCTATCGCGCTGGGGGCGCGGCACATTATCGAAACCATGAATCAGACGGGTTACAGCATCGATACCATTATGGCCAGCGGCGGCGGCACGAAAAACCCTGTCTTCGTGCAGGAGCATGCCAATGCCACCGGCTGCGCCATGCTGCTGCCGGAAGAGAGTGAGGCGATGCTGCTTGGCAGCGCCATGATGGGCACCGTGGCCGCAGGCGTCTACGAGTCATTGCCCGAAGCGATGAATGCCATGAGCCGCATTGGTAAAACCGTTACGCCGCAAACTAATGAGATAAAACGGTTCTATGACCGGAAATATCAGGTGTTCCGTGAGATGTATCACGACCATATGAAGTATCGCCAGATGATGCAGGAGGCGTGA
- a CDS encoding ABC transporter permease → MNTLSTLLPGDRNIRLQLLMIVIVLALFSLTLGGRFFSSGNFQSIATQLPVLGLLALGMGLTMLTGGINLSIIASANACSLLMGAIIVAHPGQPLFLLLALIAGALLAVLIGTLNGLLIAIIGVSPILATLGTMTLIAGLNILLSNGAVISGFPPLIQFLGNGELFGVPFALLLFLLVAFALWVLLEQTTLGRSIYLLGSNEQATRFSGVNTARVQITVYIFSALLSWGAALLMMSMFNSAKAGYGESWLLVTILASVLGGINPEGGFGRVIGMVLALIVLQMLESGLNLLGVSSYLTMALWGGVLILFIALQNRRG, encoded by the coding sequence ATGAACACCTTGAGCACTCTCTTACCCGGCGACCGGAACATACGCCTGCAGCTGCTGATGATCGTTATTGTGCTGGCGCTGTTCTCGCTTACGCTGGGCGGCCGCTTCTTCAGCTCGGGTAATTTTCAGTCGATAGCTACCCAGCTTCCCGTACTGGGCCTGCTGGCGCTGGGCATGGGGCTGACCATGCTGACCGGCGGGATTAACCTGTCGATTATTGCCAGCGCCAACGCCTGCTCGCTGCTGATGGGGGCGATTATTGTTGCGCATCCCGGTCAGCCGCTGTTCCTGCTGCTGGCCCTGATAGCTGGCGCGCTGCTGGCTGTACTGATCGGTACGCTGAACGGCCTGCTGATTGCGATTATTGGCGTCTCGCCCATTCTTGCCACGCTCGGCACCATGACGCTGATCGCCGGACTCAACATCCTGCTTTCCAACGGCGCGGTGATTTCAGGCTTCCCTCCGCTGATTCAGTTTCTGGGCAATGGCGAGCTCTTTGGCGTCCCCTTTGCCCTGCTGCTGTTTCTGCTGGTGGCGTTTGCCCTGTGGGTCCTGCTGGAGCAGACCACGCTGGGACGCAGCATCTATCTGTTGGGGTCGAACGAGCAGGCTACCCGCTTCAGCGGCGTTAACACCGCCAGGGTTCAGATCACGGTTTATATCTTCTCGGCTCTGCTGAGCTGGGGCGCAGCGCTGCTGATGATGTCCATGTTCAACTCCGCCAAGGCGGGCTACGGCGAATCCTGGCTGCTGGTGACCATTCTGGCCTCGGTGCTGGGCGGCATAAACCCGGAGGGAGGATTTGGCCGGGTCATTGGCATGGTGCTGGCGCTTATCGTGCTGCAAATGCTGGAGAGTGGGCTGAATTTGCTGGGGGTGAGCAGCTATCTGACGATGGCACTTTGGGGCGGTGTGCTTATCCTGTTTATCGCGTTACAGAATCGCAGAGGCTGA
- a CDS encoding ABC transporter permease — translation MNNKLRHLITHHEFWLGMLILLLAAGLSLRTSEFLTLGNLTDVATSYAILGILACGLFVVLIAGGIDISFPAMTAIAQYVMASTMLAHGGNFLLVFAIAMACGLILGLINGALVYFLRVPAIIITIATLNLFYGLLVWFTNGTWLYGFPDWFMNGINWFSFTAADGYEYGLTLPLLCLLSVFVLTGILMRYTRLGRQIYAMGGSRESASRLGMNLLTLHFYVYGYMGLLAGVAAVVQAQTTQSVAPNSLVGYELTVLAAVVLGGTSMTGGRGSLVGTLLGVLLLAFLQNGLTLLAVSSYWHMVFSGLIILVSVSATAWNEKRKLAKGI, via the coding sequence ATGAATAACAAATTACGTCATCTTATTACCCATCACGAGTTCTGGCTGGGCATGTTGATTCTGCTGCTCGCGGCAGGCCTCAGCCTGCGTACCAGCGAGTTTCTGACCCTGGGAAATCTGACGGATGTTGCCACCAGCTATGCCATTTTGGGCATTCTGGCCTGCGGGCTGTTTGTGGTGCTGATTGCCGGAGGGATAGATATCTCTTTTCCGGCAATGACCGCTATCGCCCAGTATGTGATGGCCAGCACGATGCTGGCTCACGGTGGCAATTTCCTGCTGGTCTTCGCTATTGCCATGGCCTGCGGATTAATCCTTGGCCTGATCAACGGCGCGCTGGTCTATTTTCTTCGTGTACCGGCAATCATTATCACCATAGCCACGTTAAACCTCTTCTATGGTCTGCTGGTCTGGTTCACTAACGGCACCTGGCTTTATGGGTTCCCCGACTGGTTTATGAACGGCATTAACTGGTTCTCTTTTACCGCCGCCGACGGCTACGAGTATGGCCTGACGCTTCCCCTGCTCTGCCTGCTGTCGGTATTCGTGCTGACCGGCATCCTGATGCGTTACACCCGTCTGGGCAGACAGATTTACGCCATGGGCGGCAGCCGCGAATCGGCATCAAGGCTGGGAATGAACCTGCTGACGCTGCACTTCTACGTTTATGGCTATATGGGGCTGCTGGCAGGCGTTGCGGCGGTGGTGCAGGCGCAGACAACTCAGTCGGTGGCGCCCAATTCGCTGGTCGGGTATGAACTGACGGTGCTGGCGGCGGTGGTTCTGGGCGGCACCAGCATGACCGGTGGCCGCGGGTCGCTGGTGGGCACGCTGCTGGGCGTGCTGCTGCTCGCTTTCCTGCAAAACGGGCTGACGCTGCTGGCGGTCTCCTCCTACTGGCATATGGTGTTCAGCGGGCTGATTATTCTGGTCAGCGTCAGCGCCACCGCCTGGAATGAAAAACGCAAACTGGCGAAGGGGATATAG
- a CDS encoding sugar ABC transporter ATP-binding protein, whose amino-acid sequence MSQTFLSLEKISKSFPGVRALDNVSLTLKKGEVHCLAGQNGCGKSTLIKVISGVYQPDKGSHIGIDGKLFSHLSPSLSAFYGIQVIYQDLSLFPNLTVAENIAVHRYLPGGGFWVKRSAMRKLALDTLQRIGVTLDPDRKVEKLSIADRQLVAICRALAADASLVIMDEPTASLTRHEVNGLLRVVNELKAAGICVVFVSHKLDEVMEVADRISVMRDGKLVGTFPASELDSDELAFLMTGQRFTFSHLPERADKSETPLLEVRNLSRKGEYHSVNLSLRRGEITSVVGLLGAGRTELCLSLFGMTQPDSGGISIEGREVRLKSNRDAIRHGIAYVSEDRQTQGLVMQQSIFDNLLVPVFNRLRSRTGLLDRRKARHQVATLIHDLNIKVSDSQLPVQTLSGGNAQRVAIAKWVPAQPKVLILDSPTVGVDIANKEGIYRIARDLAESGMAVLMICDEIPEAYYNSHRVLVMRKGELVASFAPHQCQQEEIAGVVNE is encoded by the coding sequence ATGTCGCAAACTTTTCTCTCTCTTGAAAAAATCAGCAAATCCTTTCCCGGTGTCAGGGCGCTGGATAATGTCAGTCTGACCCTGAAAAAAGGGGAAGTCCATTGCCTCGCCGGGCAGAACGGCTGCGGAAAAAGCACGCTGATCAAAGTGATTTCCGGTGTTTATCAGCCTGATAAGGGGTCGCACATTGGCATCGATGGCAAGCTGTTCAGCCATCTCTCCCCTTCACTCTCCGCGTTTTACGGCATCCAGGTGATTTATCAGGATCTGTCGCTGTTTCCGAATCTCACCGTGGCGGAGAATATCGCCGTGCACCGCTATCTGCCCGGCGGAGGTTTCTGGGTTAAACGCAGCGCCATGCGCAAACTGGCGCTCGACACGCTTCAGCGCATCGGCGTAACGCTCGATCCCGACAGGAAAGTGGAAAAGCTCTCCATTGCCGATCGTCAGCTGGTGGCGATTTGTCGGGCGCTGGCGGCGGATGCCAGCCTGGTGATTATGGATGAACCCACCGCCTCGCTGACCCGCCATGAAGTGAACGGGTTGCTGCGGGTGGTCAATGAGCTGAAGGCTGCGGGGATCTGCGTGGTCTTTGTCAGCCACAAGCTGGATGAAGTGATGGAGGTTGCAGACCGGATAAGCGTGATGCGCGACGGCAAGCTGGTGGGCACCTTTCCGGCCAGCGAGCTCGACAGCGATGAGCTGGCATTCCTGATGACCGGACAGCGTTTTACCTTCAGCCATCTACCTGAACGCGCGGACAAAAGTGAAACGCCGCTGTTAGAGGTACGCAACCTCTCCCGTAAAGGGGAGTATCACTCAGTCAACCTCAGCCTGAGGCGGGGTGAGATCACTTCTGTTGTTGGTCTGCTGGGTGCAGGGCGTACTGAACTTTGTCTGTCGCTGTTTGGCATGACTCAGCCGGACAGCGGCGGGATCAGCATTGAAGGCAGAGAGGTGCGCCTGAAGAGCAATCGTGACGCCATTCGTCACGGGATTGCCTATGTCTCTGAGGATCGTCAGACCCAGGGACTGGTGATGCAGCAGTCCATTTTCGACAATTTGCTGGTGCCGGTTTTTAACCGTCTTCGCAGCCGGACAGGCTTACTGGACAGACGCAAAGCCCGCCATCAGGTGGCGACGCTGATCCACGATCTCAATATCAAGGTGTCGGACAGCCAGCTGCCTGTGCAGACGCTTTCCGGCGGCAACGCCCAGCGCGTCGCCATTGCCAAATGGGTTCCCGCTCAGCCTAAAGTCCTGATCCTGGACTCCCCCACCGTCGGGGTTGATATCGCTAACAAAGAGGGGATCTACCGGATTGCCCGCGATCTCGCCGAGTCCGGCATGGCGGTTTTGATGATATGCGATGAAATCCCGGAGGCGTACTACAACAGCCATCGCGTGCTGGTGATGCGCAAAGGGGAGCTGGTGGCGAGCTTTGCCCCTCACCAGTGTCAGCAGGAAGAGATTGCCGGAGTGGTGAATGAATAA
- a CDS encoding autoinducer 2 ABC transporter substrate-binding protein: MKFNVALCAGLVSACMLFTTPSYSAEKYDIAVVAKVTGIPWFTRMEVGVKEAATKLDVNAYQVGGSTPDPAQQVKVIEDLIAKKVDAIIVVPNDAKVLEPVLKKARDQGIVVLSHESPDQQIGQWDVETIDSQKYAEKNMDELASAMGGKGGYAIYVGSLTVPLHNAWADAAIKYQKEKYPQMKEVTSRLPVAESIDKSYATTLDLMRTYPDLKGIIGFGSLGPIGAGQAVKSKRAKNKIAVVGIAMPAQAAPYLASGDIKKALLWDPKDAGFALVSLADRLLQGKQVNSDLTIDGLGKADVDMQTHVIRFNRILEVTKDNAKTLGF; the protein is encoded by the coding sequence ATGAAATTCAACGTCGCATTATGTGCAGGTTTGGTTTCTGCCTGCATGCTGTTCACAACACCCTCTTATTCAGCTGAAAAATATGATATCGCCGTGGTGGCGAAAGTCACAGGTATCCCGTGGTTTACGCGGATGGAAGTAGGAGTAAAAGAAGCCGCCACAAAGCTTGACGTTAATGCCTATCAGGTTGGCGGCTCCACGCCCGATCCGGCTCAGCAGGTCAAAGTAATTGAAGATCTGATCGCTAAAAAAGTGGACGCCATTATTGTGGTGCCAAACGATGCCAAAGTGCTTGAGCCGGTACTGAAGAAAGCCCGCGATCAGGGCATCGTAGTTCTGTCGCATGAATCGCCTGACCAGCAGATTGGCCAGTGGGATGTCGAAACCATCGACAGCCAGAAGTACGCCGAAAAGAACATGGATGAGCTGGCCAGCGCAATGGGTGGTAAAGGGGGCTATGCCATTTATGTCGGCTCGCTGACCGTACCGCTGCACAACGCCTGGGCCGATGCGGCCATCAAATATCAGAAAGAGAAATATCCGCAGATGAAGGAAGTGACCTCACGTCTGCCGGTAGCTGAAAGCATTGATAAATCCTATGCCACCACGCTGGATCTGATGCGGACCTATCCGGACCTGAAAGGGATTATCGGTTTTGGTTCACTCGGCCCGATTGGTGCCGGTCAGGCGGTGAAAAGTAAACGCGCCAAAAACAAAATTGCCGTCGTAGGCATTGCGATGCCAGCTCAGGCTGCGCCTTATCTCGCCTCAGGCGACATCAAAAAAGCGTTGCTGTGGGATCCCAAAGACGCCGGTTTTGCGCTGGTGAGCCTGGCCGATCGCCTGCTTCAGGGCAAACAGGTTAACAGCGATCTGACCATCGATGGATTGGGCAAGGCGGATGTGGATATGCAGACGCATGTGATCCGCTTTAACCGCATTCTGGAAGTCACCAAAGATAACGCCAAAACGCTCGGCTTTTAG